The proteins below come from a single Nocardioides eburneiflavus genomic window:
- the rpmJ gene encoding 50S ribosomal protein L36 produces MKVNPSVKPICDKCKVIRRHGRVMVICENPRHKQRQG; encoded by the coding sequence ATGAAGGTCAACCCCAGCGTCAAGCCCATCTGTGACAAGTGCAAGGTCATCCGCCGTCACGGCCGGGTCATGGTCATCTGCGAGAACCCCCGCCACAAGCAGCGGCAAGGGTGA
- the rpsM gene encoding 30S ribosomal protein S13 produces the protein MARLVGVDLPRDKRIEIALTYIYGIGRTRAQQLLAATGVDPNARVHTLGDEELVKLRDEIEANFKIEGDLRREVQADIRRKIEIGSYQGRRHRMGLPVRGQRTKTNARTRKGPKRTVAGKKKAK, from the coding sequence ATGGCACGCCTCGTTGGTGTTGACCTCCCGCGCGACAAGCGCATCGAGATCGCACTCACCTACATCTACGGCATCGGCCGTACCCGCGCCCAGCAGCTCCTGGCCGCCACCGGCGTCGACCCGAACGCCCGGGTCCACACGCTCGGTGACGAGGAGCTGGTCAAGCTTCGCGACGAGATCGAAGCCAACTTCAAGATCGAGGGTGACCTCCGACGTGAGGTCCAGGCGGACATCCGCCGCAAGATCGAGATCGGCAGCTACCAGGGTCGCCGCCACCGCATGGGCCTCCCGGTCCGCGGACAGCGCACCAAGACCAACGCGCGCACCCGCAAGGGTCCCAAGCGCACCGTCGCCGGCAAGAAGAAGGCGAAGTGA
- the rpsK gene encoding 30S ribosomal protein S11: MPPKSRATKVRRKEKKNIAQGEAHIKSTFNNTIVTITDPTGAVISWASAGTVGFKGSRKSTPFAAQMAAEAAGRRAMDHGMKKIDVFVKGPGSGRETAIRSLGAIGLEVGTIQDVTPTPHNGCRPPKRRRV, from the coding sequence ATGCCTCCCAAGAGCCGCGCGACCAAGGTCCGCCGCAAGGAGAAGAAGAACATCGCTCAGGGCGAAGCCCACATCAAGAGCACGTTCAACAACACCATCGTCACCATCACGGACCCCACCGGCGCCGTGATCTCGTGGGCCTCTGCCGGCACCGTCGGCTTCAAGGGCTCGCGCAAGTCCACCCCCTTCGCCGCCCAGATGGCTGCGGAGGCCGCCGGCCGCCGCGCCATGGACCACGGCATGAAGAAGATCGACGTCTTCGTCAAGGGTCCGGGGTCGGGCCGCGAGACCGCGATCCGTTCGCTGGGTGCCATCGGCCTCGAGGTCGGCACCATCCAGGACGTCACGCCCACCCCCCACAACGGATGCCGGCCGCCCAAGCGCCGCCGCGTCTGA
- the rpsD gene encoding 30S ribosomal protein S4, giving the protein MARYTGPMTRKSRRLGVDLVGGDAAFEKRPYAPGQHGRGRIKESEYLLQLREKQKARFTYGVMEKQFVRYYKEASRRQGKTGDNLLQLLECRLDNVVYRAGFARTRRQARQLVVHGHFLVNGKKVDIPSFQVTDHDIIDVREKSLELTPLIVARETHGERVTPAWMEVIPSRMRILIHQVPVRAQIDVPVQEQLIVEYYSKK; this is encoded by the coding sequence ATGGCCCGCTACACCGGTCCCATGACCCGCAAGTCGCGCCGTCTCGGTGTCGACCTCGTCGGCGGCGACGCTGCCTTCGAGAAGCGTCCCTACGCCCCCGGCCAGCACGGCCGCGGTCGCATCAAGGAGTCCGAGTACCTGCTGCAGCTCCGCGAGAAGCAGAAGGCTCGTTTCACCTACGGCGTGATGGAGAAGCAGTTCGTCCGCTACTACAAGGAGGCCAGCCGTCGCCAGGGCAAGACCGGTGACAACCTGCTGCAGCTCCTCGAGTGCCGCCTCGACAACGTGGTCTACCGCGCCGGCTTCGCCCGTACGCGCCGCCAGGCTCGCCAGCTCGTCGTGCACGGCCACTTCCTGGTCAACGGCAAGAAGGTCGACATCCCGTCGTTCCAGGTCACCGACCACGACATCATCGACGTCCGCGAGAAGTCGCTCGAGCTGACGCCGCTGATCGTGGCCCGTGAGACCCACGGCGAGCGCGTCACCCCCGCGTGGATGGAGGTCATCCCGTCCCGGATGCGCATCCTGATCCACCAGGTCCCGGTCCGCGCGCAGATCGACGTGCCGGTCCAGGAGCAGCTCATCGTGGAGTACTACTCCAAGAAGTGA
- a CDS encoding DNA-directed RNA polymerase subunit alpha, protein MLIAQRPTLTEETVDEFRSRFVIEPLEPGFGYTLGNSLRRTLLSSIPGASVTSIKVDSVLHEFSTIEGVTEDMTEIILNLKGIVVSSEHDEPVVMYLRKSGAGDVTAADITPPAGVEVHNPELKIATLSDKGKLEMELVVERGRGYVSSVQNKGADNEIGRMPVDSIYSPVLKVTYKVEATRVEQRTDFDKLVIDVETKPSIRPRDAIASAGKTLVELFGLARELNVEAEGIDIGPSPVDEQLAADLALPVEDLQLTVRSYNCLKREGIHTVGELISRSEQDLLDIRNFGAKSIDEVKAKLVEMGLSLKDSAPGFDPHAALAAYGDDDDDAFIEDEQL, encoded by the coding sequence GTGCTCATCGCTCAGCGCCCCACCCTCACGGAAGAGACCGTCGACGAGTTCCGCTCGCGGTTCGTCATCGAGCCCCTCGAGCCCGGCTTCGGCTACACGCTCGGCAACTCGCTGCGTCGTACGCTCCTCAGCTCCATCCCGGGTGCCTCGGTCACCAGCATCAAGGTCGACTCCGTCCTCCACGAGTTCTCCACCATCGAGGGCGTCACCGAGGACATGACCGAGATCATCCTCAACCTCAAGGGCATCGTGGTGTCCTCCGAGCACGACGAGCCGGTCGTGATGTACCTGCGCAAGTCGGGTGCCGGCGACGTCACCGCCGCCGACATCACCCCGCCCGCCGGTGTCGAGGTGCACAACCCCGAGCTCAAGATCGCCACCCTGTCCGACAAGGGCAAGCTGGAGATGGAGCTCGTCGTCGAGCGCGGCCGCGGCTACGTGTCGTCCGTGCAGAACAAGGGTGCCGACAACGAGATCGGCCGCATGCCGGTCGACTCGATCTACAGCCCCGTGCTGAAGGTGACCTACAAGGTCGAGGCCACCCGAGTCGAGCAGCGCACCGACTTCGACAAGCTCGTCATCGACGTCGAGACCAAGCCGTCGATCCGTCCCCGTGACGCGATCGCCTCGGCCGGCAAGACCCTCGTCGAGCTCTTCGGCCTGGCCCGCGAGCTCAACGTCGAGGCCGAGGGCATCGACATCGGCCCGTCGCCTGTCGACGAGCAGCTCGCTGCCGACCTGGCCCTGCCGGTCGAGGACCTGCAGCTCACGGTCCGCAGCTACAACTGCCTCAAGCGCGAGGGCATCCACACCGTGGGTGAGCTCATCTCCCGCTCGGAGCAGGACCTGCTCGACATCCGCAACTTCGGCGCGAAGTCCATCGACGAGGTCAAGGCCAAGCTCGTCGAGATGGGCCTCTCGCTGAAGGACAGCGCGCCCGGTTTCGACCCGCACGCCGCCCTCGCCGCCTACGGCGACGACGACGACGACGCGTTCATCGAGGACGAGCAGCTCTGA
- the rplQ gene encoding 50S ribosomal protein L17, translated as MPKPKKGPRLGGSPAHQRLMLSNLATALFEHGRITTTETRARLLRPVAEKLITKAKRGDLHNRREVLKTIRDKSVVHTLFTEIAPTFAERPGGYTRITKIGPRKGDNAPMAVIELVTEAYSPKAPSTKKTEAAAAPAPAAEETEVEDTTAEDAAAEHEAAAEEHEAAAEAHEAAAEEHEAAAAEHEAAAEAAEESDENKA; from the coding sequence ATGCCCAAGCCCAAGAAGGGTCCCCGCCTCGGCGGCAGCCCCGCCCACCAGCGCCTGATGCTCTCGAACCTGGCGACCGCCTTGTTCGAGCACGGCCGGATCACCACCACCGAGACCCGCGCGCGCCTGCTGCGCCCTGTCGCGGAGAAGCTGATCACCAAGGCCAAGCGGGGCGACCTGCACAACCGTCGCGAGGTCCTCAAGACCATCCGCGACAAGTCGGTCGTGCACACGCTGTTCACCGAGATCGCGCCGACCTTCGCCGAGCGTCCCGGTGGCTACACCCGCATCACCAAGATCGGCCCCCGCAAGGGCGACAACGCCCCCATGGCGGTCATCGAGCTGGTGACCGAGGCCTACAGCCCCAAGGCTCCCTCCACCAAGAAGACCGAGGCTGCTGCCGCTCCGGCGCCCGCTGCCGAGGAGACCGAGGTCGAGGACACCACCGCCGAGGACGCTGCCGCCGAGCACGAGGCCGCCGCCGAGGAGCACGAGGCTGCGGCCGAGGCCCACGAGGCTGCCGCCGAGGAGCACGAGGCCGCTGCCGCCGAGCACGAGGCCGCCGCCGAGGCTGCCGAGGAGTCGGACGAGAACAAGGCCTGA
- a CDS encoding ketopantoate reductase family protein, with translation MRYVVYGAGAVGGVIGGRLALADREVTLVARGDHLAAIRDRGLTLDAGDGRHRIAAPATDTAAEAGWTDDTVVLLTVKSHQAGAALADLRAHAPADVPVVCATNGLATERAALRLFARTYAVCVMLPATHLEPGVVVAACHPTPAILDVGRFPGGTDATTAAVSADFRAAGIDSQERPDIMAMKRRKLVMNLGNGVDASFASGEAADELARLAQEEGERVLAAAGAAIVSAEEDRDRRGSVLRRRPDLERSGGSTWQSLARSTGDSEIDYLAGEVVLQGRLLGIPTPVNEAVVAATRTLACAGGRARSLDAGDVLLSLRGE, from the coding sequence ATGCGCTACGTCGTGTACGGCGCCGGTGCGGTCGGTGGCGTCATCGGGGGACGGCTGGCCCTGGCCGACCGCGAGGTGACCCTGGTGGCCCGCGGCGACCACCTCGCCGCGATCCGGGACCGCGGACTCACCCTCGACGCCGGCGACGGCCGCCACCGCATCGCCGCCCCGGCCACGGACACGGCCGCCGAGGCCGGGTGGACCGACGACACCGTCGTGCTGCTGACGGTGAAGTCGCACCAGGCCGGCGCGGCGCTCGCGGACCTGCGCGCCCACGCCCCGGCGGACGTACCGGTCGTCTGCGCCACCAACGGCCTCGCCACCGAGAGGGCGGCACTGCGGCTCTTCGCCCGGACGTACGCCGTGTGCGTCATGCTCCCCGCCACCCACCTCGAGCCGGGCGTCGTGGTCGCCGCGTGCCACCCGACACCGGCGATCCTCGACGTCGGACGCTTCCCCGGCGGCACCGACGCGACCACCGCGGCGGTGTCGGCCGACTTCCGCGCCGCGGGCATCGACTCGCAGGAGCGCCCCGACATCATGGCGATGAAGCGCCGCAAGCTCGTGATGAACCTCGGCAACGGCGTCGACGCGTCCTTCGCCTCCGGCGAGGCCGCCGACGAGCTCGCGCGGCTCGCCCAGGAGGAGGGCGAGCGGGTGCTGGCAGCGGCAGGAGCCGCCATCGTCAGCGCCGAGGAGGACCGCGACCGACGCGGCTCCGTCCTGCGCAGGCGTCCCGACCTCGAGCGCTCCGGTGGCTCGACCTGGCAGAGCCTCGCGCGCAGCACCGGTGACTCCGAGATCGACTACCTCGCCGGCGAGGTCGTGCTCCAGGGCCGGCTGCTTGGCATCCCCACCCCCGTCAACGAGGCCGTCGTCGCCGCGACCCGGACACTCGCGTGCGCCGGGGGTCGCGCCCGCAGCCTCGACGCCGGTGACGTCTTGCTCTCCCTGAGGGGCGAGTGA
- a CDS encoding dihydrofolate reductase family protein → MSTVVMHNVVSLDGFVAGLDDDPGPLFDWYFNGDQHLGAQEMDDPSPGGLRVSQASYDHVRPVWDSIGCMVIGRHLFDITNGWEGRPPTGEHVVVVSHRPRPEGWHPEASYHFVDDVAAAVATARELAGDATVSVAAGDVGGQAFALGLVDEVAMDVAPVVLGTGKRYFGPVATQHLLEDPYVVVQGDRVLHLRFRVRR, encoded by the coding sequence GTGAGCACCGTCGTGATGCACAACGTGGTCTCCCTCGACGGATTCGTCGCGGGCCTCGACGACGACCCCGGTCCGCTGTTCGACTGGTACTTCAACGGGGACCAGCACCTCGGCGCGCAGGAGATGGACGACCCGTCCCCGGGCGGCCTGCGGGTCTCGCAGGCCTCCTACGACCACGTCCGCCCGGTCTGGGACTCCATCGGCTGCATGGTGATCGGCCGCCACCTGTTCGACATCACGAACGGGTGGGAGGGGCGACCACCGACCGGCGAGCACGTCGTCGTGGTGTCCCACCGCCCCAGGCCGGAGGGCTGGCACCCGGAGGCGTCCTACCACTTCGTCGACGACGTGGCGGCCGCCGTCGCGACCGCGCGTGAGCTGGCCGGGGACGCCACCGTCTCGGTCGCGGCCGGCGATGTGGGAGGACAGGCGTTCGCGCTCGGTCTCGTCGACGAGGTGGCCATGGACGTCGCGCCCGTCGTGCTCGGCACCGGCAAGCGCTACTTCGGCCCGGTCGCGACCCAGCACCTGCTCGAGGACCCGTACGTCGTGGTCCAGGGCGACCGCGTGCTCCACCTGCGCTTCCGCGTGCGTCGCTGA
- a CDS encoding TIGR03086 family metal-binding protein, with protein MTLPDAPAARHAMVAGEFARLVAGTPDWSAPAPVDGWTARDVVAHLVEWFAGFLAGGGVDLPTGPPVADDPVAAWQHHAGAVQALVEQRGDEPFTHPHAGSHRLADAVDRFYTADVFMHSWDLARAGGQDAGLDEDFAARLLEGMRPIEQLLRDSGQYGPAVPVAADAPVVDRLMAFIGRDPGWHPERGGTP; from the coding sequence ATGACCCTCCCCGACGCCCCGGCCGCCCGCCACGCGATGGTGGCCGGGGAGTTCGCCCGGCTCGTCGCAGGCACGCCCGACTGGTCGGCTCCCGCGCCCGTCGACGGATGGACCGCGCGCGACGTCGTGGCGCACCTCGTCGAGTGGTTCGCGGGCTTCCTGGCCGGCGGCGGCGTGGACCTGCCGACCGGTCCCCCGGTGGCGGACGACCCGGTCGCCGCCTGGCAGCACCACGCGGGCGCCGTGCAGGCGTTGGTCGAACAGCGCGGCGACGAGCCGTTCACGCACCCCCACGCCGGCAGCCACCGGCTCGCGGACGCGGTCGACCGGTTCTACACCGCCGACGTCTTCATGCACTCGTGGGACCTCGCCCGCGCCGGCGGCCAGGACGCCGGGCTCGACGAGGACTTCGCCGCGCGGTTGCTGGAGGGGATGCGCCCCATCGAGCAGCTCCTGCGCGACTCCGGGCAGTACGGTCCGGCGGTGCCCGTGGCCGCCGACGCTCCCGTCGTCGACCGGCTGATGGCCTTCATCGGCCGCGATCCGGGCTGGCACCCCGAGAGAGGAGGCACGCCGTGA
- a CDS encoding SRPBCC domain-containing protein, translating to MTTTQTPDTATRFPEAAILADEHVPAIHIWRDFTATPAQLFRAHTDPEVFAQWIGPVDVGADITHWDARDGGSWSYTARGNDGREDFETSFRGCFHTVREDRIVQTFTWEGMPDGVALETLTIEDLGDGRTRLHAVSLCDSFEDRDAWLRSGMEVGVNDGYAAVDRMLAEGAI from the coding sequence ATGACCACCACGCAGACCCCCGACACGGCCACCCGCTTCCCCGAGGCCGCCATCCTGGCCGACGAGCACGTGCCCGCCATCCACATCTGGCGCGACTTCACCGCCACCCCCGCCCAGCTCTTCCGCGCCCACACCGACCCCGAGGTGTTCGCGCAGTGGATCGGCCCCGTCGACGTGGGGGCCGACATCACGCACTGGGACGCCCGCGACGGCGGCAGCTGGAGCTACACCGCACGGGGCAACGACGGTCGCGAGGACTTCGAGACGTCGTTCCGCGGCTGCTTCCACACCGTGCGCGAGGACCGCATCGTGCAGACCTTCACGTGGGAGGGCATGCCCGACGGCGTCGCCCTGGAGACGCTGACCATCGAGGACCTCGGCGACGGGCGCACCCGCCTCCACGCGGTGAGCCTGTGCGACTCCTTCGAGGACCGCGACGCGTGGCTGCGCAGCGGGATGGAGGTCGGGGTCAACGACGGCTACGCCGCGGTCGACCGGATGCTCGCTGAGGGCGCGATCTGA
- a CDS encoding ArsR/SmtB family transcription factor: protein MTDQLSRVFAALADPTRRDMVARLTEADHTVNDLAAPYDVSLQAVSKHLKVLEEAGLVTRSRQAQRRPVHLEAEVFDLMTKWIERYRRQAEQRYAALDAVLARMQDEEDPTHTSDNRTEGTAS, encoded by the coding sequence GTGACCGACCAGCTCTCCCGGGTCTTCGCCGCCCTCGCCGACCCCACCCGCCGCGACATGGTGGCCCGCCTCACCGAGGCCGACCACACGGTCAACGACCTGGCGGCGCCGTACGACGTGAGCCTCCAGGCGGTCTCCAAGCACCTCAAGGTGCTCGAGGAGGCCGGACTGGTGACGCGCAGCCGGCAGGCCCAGCGCCGGCCCGTGCACCTGGAAGCCGAGGTGTTCGACCTCATGACGAAGTGGATCGAGCGATACCGCCGACAGGCCGAGCAGCGCTACGCAGCGCTCGACGCCGTGCTCGCGCGGATGCAGGACGAGGAAGACCCCACCCACACCAGCGACAACCGCACGGAAGGAACCGCATCATGA
- the truA gene encoding tRNA pseudouridine(38-40) synthase TruA — MRLRIDCAYDGADFSGWAAQPGRRTVQGTLEAALATALRVPEVRVTVAGRTDAGVHARGQVAHVDVAPDLVAASAGRSSDPPLDALARRVDGILPPDLRVRRVVEAPDGFDARFSATWRRYAYRIADAQELADPLVRGHVLTWGRRLDLDAMNEASSPLVGLQDFASFCKKREGATTVRTLLDLAWRRDDAGLAVGTVRADAFCHNMVRSLVGCLIAVGEGRRPTSWPAEVLAGRRRDQGVRVVHAHGLTLEEVGYPDDDELAAQAERARARREAIDA, encoded by the coding sequence GTGCGCCTGCGGATCGACTGTGCCTACGACGGCGCCGACTTCTCCGGCTGGGCCGCGCAGCCGGGGCGGCGCACGGTGCAGGGCACCCTCGAGGCCGCGCTGGCCACTGCGCTGCGGGTGCCCGAGGTGCGGGTGACCGTCGCCGGGCGTACGGACGCCGGTGTGCACGCGCGCGGGCAGGTCGCCCACGTCGACGTCGCTCCCGACCTCGTGGCAGCGTCCGCCGGCAGGTCCAGCGACCCGCCGCTGGATGCCCTCGCCCGCCGCGTCGACGGCATCCTGCCGCCCGACCTCCGCGTACGCCGGGTGGTCGAGGCGCCCGACGGGTTCGACGCACGGTTCTCGGCGACGTGGCGTCGCTACGCCTACCGGATCGCCGACGCCCAGGAGCTCGCCGACCCGCTCGTGCGCGGCCACGTCCTGACGTGGGGCCGCCGGCTCGACCTCGACGCGATGAACGAAGCCTCCTCGCCGCTGGTGGGTCTCCAGGACTTCGCATCCTTCTGCAAGAAGAGGGAGGGCGCGACAACGGTGCGTACGCTGCTCGACCTCGCCTGGCGCCGCGACGACGCCGGCCTCGCCGTCGGCACGGTGCGCGCCGACGCGTTCTGCCACAACATGGTGCGCTCGCTCGTCGGGTGCCTGATCGCGGTCGGTGAGGGGCGCCGGCCGACGTCCTGGCCGGCCGAGGTGCTGGCCGGGCGCCGCCGCGACCAGGGCGTGCGAGTGGTGCACGCCCACGGCCTCACGCTGGAGGAGGTCGGCTATCCCGACGACGACGAGCTCGCGGCGCAGGCCGAGCGGGCACGAGCCAGACGAGAGGCGATCGATGCCTGA
- a CDS encoding class I SAM-dependent methyltransferase, translated as MPEHYFSADPAVPFEREAFTAELWGHELRFDTGSGVFSRGHLDHATAVLFKELEPPVQGQFLDLGCGYGVIGLAIAKAVPLANVTAVDVNERALLLANDNARAAGLDSRFVACLPEQVPSDQVFDEIWSNPPIRIGKEALHELLLTWLPRLAPGGRMVMVVGKNLGADSLQRWLGEQGWPTERLASHKGFRVLEARRG; from the coding sequence ATGCCTGAGCACTACTTCTCCGCGGACCCCGCCGTCCCCTTCGAGCGCGAGGCGTTCACCGCCGAGCTGTGGGGCCACGAGCTGCGGTTCGACACCGGCTCGGGTGTCTTCAGTCGGGGCCACCTCGACCACGCGACGGCGGTGCTCTTCAAGGAGCTCGAGCCGCCGGTGCAGGGACAGTTCCTGGACCTCGGCTGCGGCTACGGCGTCATCGGGCTCGCCATCGCGAAGGCCGTGCCCCTGGCCAACGTGACCGCCGTCGACGTCAACGAGCGCGCGCTGCTGCTGGCCAACGACAACGCCCGCGCGGCGGGCCTGGACTCCCGCTTCGTCGCGTGCCTCCCGGAGCAGGTGCCCAGCGACCAGGTCTTCGACGAGATCTGGTCCAACCCGCCGATCCGGATCGGCAAGGAGGCGCTCCACGAGCTGCTGCTCACCTGGCTGCCCCGGTTGGCGCCCGGCGGCCGGATGGTGATGGTCGTCGGCAAGAACCTCGGCGCCGACTCCCTCCAGCGCTGGCTGGGTGAGCAGGGCTGGCCCACCGAGCGGCTGGCCAGCCACAAGGGGTTCCGGGTGCTGGAGGCACGGCGGGGCTGA
- a CDS encoding class E sortase — MAGRVVVLLAAALVAVTSACAAEDPRGTSQAPAPAERRTPSAPATTEGPATASPTPAAEPTSEPPEPVVPEPRRSFVTIPAIGLRDFPVVRYRGSPDDAPGTALQNAGDMASPRGPRGGTGPGEVGNYIVTGHRLTGTAPLRYSPSLRRGDRIRVRTGDTVYVYEVRRTRWTSFRQPASLRAQRAEVPGRPGETATQAMITLSTCATLEDHASGNYWSDEFDNPEHRIDKIGVLVATRPA, encoded by the coding sequence GTGGCAGGCAGAGTCGTCGTCCTCCTGGCCGCGGCCCTCGTCGCGGTGACGTCTGCCTGCGCCGCCGAGGACCCGCGCGGCACGAGCCAGGCGCCCGCGCCCGCGGAGCGACGTACGCCGAGCGCCCCTGCGACGACCGAGGGTCCGGCCACCGCGAGCCCGACGCCCGCTGCGGAGCCGACCAGCGAGCCCCCCGAGCCGGTCGTCCCCGAGCCGCGGCGCTCGTTCGTCACCATCCCGGCCATCGGGCTGAGGGACTTCCCCGTCGTGCGCTACCGCGGGTCGCCCGACGACGCCCCGGGGACTGCCCTGCAGAACGCCGGGGACATGGCGTCGCCCCGCGGACCCCGCGGCGGCACCGGCCCCGGCGAGGTCGGCAACTACATCGTCACCGGGCACCGGCTGACCGGCACCGCACCGCTGCGCTACTCCCCCTCCCTGCGCCGCGGCGACCGCATCCGGGTCCGCACCGGCGACACGGTCTACGTCTACGAGGTGCGCCGCACCCGGTGGACGTCCTTCCGGCAACCGGCCTCGCTGCGAGCCCAACGCGCCGAGGTGCCGGGGCGCCCCGGGGAGACCGCCACGCAGGCGATGATCACGCTGTCGACGTGCGCGACCCTCGAGGACCACGCCAGCGGCAACTACTGGTCCGACGAGTTCGACAACCCCGAGCACCGCATCGACAAGATCGGCGTCCTCGTGGCGACGCGCCCGGCCTGA